A segment of the Frankiales bacterium genome:
ACGGTTCGTCGGGTGAGGGCGGTGCCGGCAAAGGCGGTGGCGATGGCGAGAAGCAGCAGGATCGTGGCGGACCCGGCGGCATACACCGCGAAGACCACGACCAGGCCTAGGTAGGTGGCCGTCGCCTGAGCCTGGGCGATCACCGCGAGCAGCACCCCGAAGGTGCACGACAGCGAGGCTGCGGCAAACCCGACCCCGTAGGCGACCGAGCGGCCCATCCCGTGGCCGCCGACCCTCGGGCGGACCACCCGGCCGGGTAGCCGGAGGCCCAGCGGGTGGCCGGTGAGCATGACCAGGCTGACTAGCAGGAGGACCACCCCAACAAGCAGTCCCAACGCGGGCGCTGCGTCGATGATCGCGTGGGCGCCAGCGCTGACGACCAGTCCGACGACGACCAGGGTGCCGGCGAACCCGATGGTCAACGCCAGGCCGGCGTTCAGGGCGCGGATCAGCCTCGCCTGCAGCGCGTGGGTCCGGGCGTCCCCTGCACTGAGGGTGATCCAGGCGGGCAGCAGCGCGAACCCGCACGGGTTGACCGGGGCGACCATCCCGGCGGCGAAGGCGAGGGCAAGCAGACCGGACATCAGTTGGCCAGCTTGTCCAGTTCGGTGCGGATGGTGTCGGCCGAGGGCTCCACAGCCCGGTAGGCGACCCTGCGGTCGGTGTCGACGATGATCACGGTGCTCAACGCGGTAACCCCGTAGCCAGTGAAGATGTCGCCCTCGGTGTCGCGGGCGTAGGCCAGGCTGGTGGCACTGTTGGCCCGCAGGAAGCTCTCGACGTCGTTGGCCGTCTCGTAGCCGGCGACGTCGACGACGGCGAAGTCCGCCGCAGCAGGGTCGGCGGCCTGGGCGTCGGCCAGCGCCTTGGCGGTGGGACCGCAGCCGCCGCACTCGACGGAGAAGAACAGCACGACGCTGGGCCGGGCGCCGGGCAGTTGGATGGAGCCGCCGCCGATCCTTTGGGCGGTGAAGGTCGATGCGGTGGCCCCGGCGGCGGGAGGGTTGCCACTCTCGCTGGTGCCCGTGTCCTTGGTGAGCCCGCCGCAGGCGCTGAGCAGGAGGGCGAGGGAACCGAGCGCCAGCGGCGCCACGTACCGGCGACGCCGCCGACGAGACTGGCTGGAGATCGTGGGTGAGCTGCGGGGAGAGGTCGGCATTGCTCAGCCCTCCTGTTCTTGGGTGTGGCCCGGTGTGGTGGAGTCATCGAGGCTGGGGGCTGCCGGCGAGCAGCAGTCGTCGGTGCGACCGGAACGGTTGCGACGGACCAGCCCAACGATCACGAAGAGTGCGGCCACGGCGGCCAGGCCGATGCCCCAGGAGTTGGCCAGCCAGCCGCCCAGGACGGCCAGTGCGCCGGCCGCGGCACCGGACGCGATCAGGGCGGGTCCGGCACAGCACAGGATCATCAGCAGCGCGGCGCCCCCTCCAAAGCGGAGCCCGGATCGGGAGGCACCGGTGTTGTGCTGCGGGCGTTGTGGCTGGTTGATCATCGGTGGTCGGGAGTCCTTTGTGTGGCGTTCCCGGGCGTGAGGGCTAGGGAGGGTCGCTGGTCAGTGGCAGCATCCGTCGGCACTGACCACTGCTCCAGGTGTCGCATGCGTGTCGGGCTCAGGGACTGTCGTGGTGGTCAGGGCTGCTCCGAGCTGGTAGGCGTCCGCGACGGGCACCACCTCACCGCCGGGGTGCTGCTCGAGCCAGGGCTGGGCATCCTCGGCGGAGGTGAAGTAGTGCACCTGGTTGCAGAACGACGAACGGATTGAGGTCATGGCCCCGGGGTTGACCAGCGACACCACCGCGGTGGCGGGTTCAACGGCGGTGACACCGGCCGGCTCGACGGTGACCCGTATCGGCTCGCCGCTGGTCGGTGAGGCGGACTCGATCCGGGCGGCCCGGTCGAGCAGAGTCGGGAAGATCAGGGTGTCCAGGGCGCACCAGGTATAGAGCTCCTGGCCGTCGACGTTCATCCGATGCGGCGTCGGACGCAGGGTGAGGCCCTGGCCGACGATCCGGCCCTCATCGTCGTACTCGGTGTCGGGCACTGAATCCAGGCGTCTGCGGACCTCGTCCAGAGGCAGGGCCGAGGCAAGAGCCAGGGCGGCTACGTCGACTGGGTCCCCGCTGGCGAGTAGCCGCAGAAGCGGAATCAGCACGGCGAGATCCAGGCCGGACTCCTCGGGGAGGGCGAGCCTCGCGATCACGTCACGAGTGGTCGTGTTGGTCATCATCGTCCTCGTTCTGGTTGGTGGTTTAGATGGCTACGACCTCAAGAAGCGCAGCAGGAGAGTTTGGAAATGTCGGTAGTGAACGACTGAGCCGCGATCTTTAGGCCCTCGGCCATGGTCAGGTACGGCGCCCAGGAGTGGGCGAGCCGATCGACCGTCATCCCGGCGTCGAGGATCCACACCCCGGCCGCAGCGAGCTCGCCCGCGTCATGGGCGACCGCGGTAATGCCGAGGATGCGCCCGCTGTCGCGATCGGCGACGATCTTGACGAAGCCGCGGGTGTCGCGATTGACCAGTGCCCTGGGCACGTACTTCAGGGGCAGGACTCGGCAGTCACAGCTGATCCCGGCGGCCAGCACCTGCTCCTCGGTCATCCCCACAACCCCTACCGCGGGGCTCGTGAAGGTGACCCGAGGCAGATGCGCGTAGTCCACGGACCTGGCCGCTCCGGTGAACGCGTTGTCGACCACCATCGCGCCGTGATGTGCCGCGACGTACACGAACTCGGGGTGCCCGGTAACGTCGCCCGCTGCCCAGACTCGTGGGTTGGATGAGGCGAGTTGGTCGGAGACCACGACCCTGCCATCGTCGCCGGTCTTGACCTCCACCGCGGCCAGGTTGAGTCCGTCAGTGACCGGTCGACGACCCATCGCAACGAGGATCCGAGCGGCTCGGAACTCCTGGGTGCCGCCTGCCACCGACGCCGTGGCAACGACCAGGCCCGTCCCGGCGTCGCGCTCCACCCTGGTGACCTGCGCCCGCCGGACGACCCGGATGCCCTCCTCGGCGAACACCTCCTGGAGTGCGTCGCCGACCTCGGGCTCCTCCTTCGACGCGAGCCGGGAGCGGACCAGCATGGTCACTTTCGACCCGAGTCGGGCAAACAGCTGAGCTTGTTCCATCGCTACATAGCCGCCGCCGAGCACCAACAGAGACGCCGGCACCTCAGTCAGTTCCATCGCTGTGGTACTGGTCAGATACTCGATGGCGTCGATCCCCGAGATGCGCGGGATCCAGGGTCGGGCACCGGTGGCGACCAGGTAGTGGGCGGCCTCGACCAGCTCGATCCCGCCGCCGTCAGTCACGACCGTCAGTAACGGAGCATCGGGAGTGCCGTCGAAGATTGCGTCGCCCGGCATGATCGGCCAACCGTGGGACTCGGCCACATCGACGTACTTGTCCGTGCGCAGCGATTCCACCAATTCCTGCTTGCCGCCCGTCAGTGCCGGCATGTCCACCGGTCCGGCAGTGGCGGTGATCCCCGGGTAGCGGGCAGCGTGGGCGGCCACATGGCGCGCCTCAGCGGCGGCGATCAGGGCCTTGGACGGGATGCAGCCGGTGTTCACGCAGGTGCCTCCGATCGTCGCACGCTCGACCATCAGCACGCGCTTCCCCAGACCGGTGGCGTGGATGGCGGCTGCGAATGCGGCGCCGCCCGACCCGATCACCGCCAGGTCGACCTTGAGGTGGTCCATGCTGTCCTCCGCTGCCTGTTGGGATTCCTCTCCGATGCGGTCATACTGGACGTTCCCGTATAGGGGAAGGTCAAGAGCCGCGTCGGACATCGGAGGACACGTGCGGATCGGGGAGCTGGCCGCCGCAACGGCGATGACCACGAAGGCCTTGCGGTTCTACGAGGCGCAGGGCCTGCTCATGACCGCCGACCGGACCACTAGCGGGTACCGCGACTACACCCCCGACGTGGTGGGCAGGGTCTTGTTCATCCGCCGCGGCCAGGCCGCCGGCCTCACACTGGCGCAGATCAGGCAGATCCTGGACATTCGCGACCGCGGCAATGCGCCCTGTGGGCATGTCCGCGAGCTCCTAGACGCACGCTTGGTCGACCTCGAACGACAGATCAATCAGTTGGCTGAACTTCGCACCGCCATCACCCAGCTTCGCGACCAGGCCGAGGCAATCGAGCCCGAGACATGTTCTGCTGGTCAAATCTGCCGGTACCTCTAGTTGGACCGCTTTTTTGCACCGGAGCCTCGAGCCAGCCCCATGGCTGCGGTCCTTGACGCCACAACCTGAAGTCACACGCTCACTTCCCCCCACCGCCATATGGGCCCACCTTCGGCAACGCAGTTGTCGGGACCATCGAGATTGAGCGGTGGCATCCATGGATCAGAACCCAGCCGAAACCGATTTCCGCCGACTCCAGCAATTGCGTTTGGACAGGTCAGGGCGCGCGAGTCAGTGAACGACGGGCAAGTCTCGCGCCGTCGTGACGCGTGGCTCTCGGTTCACATCCGTGGCCTCAGGGGGCTGCCCAACTGCGCCGAAAGAGCGGTTCCAACTGGTCGGCGGACCCGCCCCGCCAGTGCTCCTCACCTCGGGATTCTGGCGCCTTCGAGGCATCGGCGTACGCGGGGCTGAAGCGGTGGCCCGAGTCGGTGGCGGAGCCGAACTTGAACTGGACGCCCCACGCCGTCGCTTCGACCTGAGCCGGGCGGCCGGGGAGGGGGACCCAGTGGGTAGGCCCGCCCCGCGACCGCACCTTGGTGGCGGCGATCCGGTCTTCGGCAGGTTGGGATGGTAGGTCATCCAGAACCCGCCGTGCTCGAGGCTGTGGACCCCGCGTGGCGGTGGTTTCTGAGCTCAACTACAAGTTCGAGCTCGACCGGGGCGCCTGCCAGGCCGGTTAGGTCGAGTACCGAACGCACCAGCGCGACGGCGTCCTGCCCTTTCGGGCGATCGTCGACGTAGCGCCCGGTCTGTCCACACCCTTGGATCGAGCCCCGGAACACGAGGGGGTCGGGAGATGGCCTGGTCTCGTGCAACCTCGTTGGCGGCTACCCTTCGATCGTCGGGCCCACCGACGACGTCAGTCGTGAGTGCTGAACTCGTGAGCCGCATGGCTGGGTGGTTCGAGCTGGAAGGTGCAGTGCTCGACGTCGAAGTGGTCGGCGAGGCAGTCCATGAGGTGGTCCAGGACGCGTGCGCCGCCGCCGTCGGCGAGGGCGTCGTCGGTCACGACGACGTGCACGGACATCACCGGCAGGCCGGAGGTGAGGGTCCAGGCGTGCAGGTCGTGGGCGTCGACGACGCCGGGGGTGTTGAGGTTGTGCTGGCGCACCGCGACGATGTCGACGTTGCGCGGGGTGGCCTCGAGGAGGACGTCGACGGCCTCGCGGAGCAGGGTCCAGGTCCGCGGGAGGATCATCAGCGCGACGGCGACCGATGCGATGACGTCGGCGCGCAACCACCCGGTCAGCGCGATGATCCCGGCGGCGACGATGACGGCGACCGAGCCGAGCAGGTCGCCGAGGACCTCGAGGTAGGCGCCCTTGACGTTGAGGCTCTCGCGGGCACCGGCACGCAGGACGAGCAAGCCGATGATGTTCGCGACCAGGCCGATGGTCGCGAACGCGAGCATCAGCCCGCCCTCGACCTCGGGTGGGTTCCTCCAGCGCTGCCACGCCTCGATGAGGATGAACACGGCGACACCGAAGAGCAACACCGCGTTCACCACGGCGGCGAGGATCTCGAGCCGGTAGTACCCGAAGGTGCGGTGCGGGGTTGCCGGTCGGGACGCAAACGTGACCGCGAGGACGGCGAGCAGGATCCCGGCGACGTCGGTGAACATGTGTCCGGCGTCGGCCAGCAGCGCCAGTGACCCGTTCACGGCGGAACCGACGAGCTCGGCGACCAGCACCGTCGCCGTGATACCGAGGACGATGAGTAGCTTCTTGCGGTGCAACCCGCCGGCGCTGATCGAGGGTCCGTGGCTGTGCCCGTGGTCGCTCACGAGGTCCATCCCGGAGTACGCGTCGAGATCAGGGAGGCTCCGCCGTCGTCGCTCTGTTCGTCCCTCTGCTGAGTCGAGCAGCGTGAACCGGGCCGGTGTGGGAGGCGCGACGGCTGCGAGCCGTTCATGTCGTGACCGAGGTGCGTGACCCAGACAGAACGGGATCCGGCGCCGGCCCGGGCAGGGCGTCCAATCCATGGGTGCGGCCGGCGCGAACTCCGTTGGCGATGACGACGACCTCAGCCAACTCGTGAACCAGCACGACGGCGGCGAGTCCGAGAACCCCGAACAGGGCGAGGGGCATCAGGACGGTGATGAGGGCCAGGGACAGCCCGACGTTCTGCAGCATGATCCGCCGTGAGCGCCGGGCGTGCGCGAAGGCCTGGGGCAGGTGTCGCAGGTCCTCGCCCATGAGGGCGACGTCGGCGGTCTCGATCGCGACGTCAGCGCCCATCGCGCCCATCGCGATCCCCAGGTCCG
Coding sequences within it:
- a CDS encoding cytochrome c biogenesis protein CcdA, which codes for MSGLLALAFAAGMVAPVNPCGFALLPAWITLSAGDARTHALQARLIRALNAGLALTIGFAGTLVVVGLVVSAGAHAIIDAAPALGLLVGVVLLLVSLVMLTGHPLGLRLPGRVVRPRVGGHGMGRSVAYGVGFAAASLSCTFGVLLAVIAQAQATATYLGLVVVFAVYAAGSATILLLLAIATAFAGTALTRRTVILARFGPRITAIVLVLTGAYLVWYWYPLAVTGSSSSTGNPMSRFAAAASTWVQAHDGLIALAAAGAVLGALTLLVVHHRKARIRPAHPAWTSGEASTATDDCCAPAVTISDASRRTGLVETGDAGQPDG
- a CDS encoding redoxin domain-containing protein produces the protein MPTSPRSSPTISSQSRRRRRRYVAPLALGSLALLLSACGGLTKDTGTSESGNPPAAGATASTFTAQRIGGGSIQLPGARPSVVLFFSVECGGCGPTAKALADAQAADPAAADFAVVDVAGYETANDVESFLRANSATSLAYARDTEGDIFTGYGVTALSTVIIVDTDRRVAYRAVEPSADTIRTELDKLAN
- the merB gene encoding organomercurial lyase MerB, whose amino-acid sequence is MTNTTTRDVIARLALPEESGLDLAVLIPLLRLLASGDPVDVAALALASALPLDEVRRRLDSVPDTEYDDEGRIVGQGLTLRPTPHRMNVDGQELYTWCALDTLIFPTLLDRAARIESASPTSGEPIRVTVEPAGVTAVEPATAVVSLVNPGAMTSIRSSFCNQVHYFTSAEDAQPWLEQHPGGEVVPVADAYQLGAALTTTTVPEPDTHATPGAVVSADGCCH
- the merA gene encoding mercury(II) reductase, with product MDHLKVDLAVIGSGGAAFAAAIHATGLGKRVLMVERATIGGTCVNTGCIPSKALIAAAEARHVAAHAARYPGITATAGPVDMPALTGGKQELVESLRTDKYVDVAESHGWPIMPGDAIFDGTPDAPLLTVVTDGGGIELVEAAHYLVATGARPWIPRISGIDAIEYLTSTTAMELTEVPASLLVLGGGYVAMEQAQLFARLGSKVTMLVRSRLASKEEPEVGDALQEVFAEEGIRVVRRAQVTRVERDAGTGLVVATASVAGGTQEFRAARILVAMGRRPVTDGLNLAAVEVKTGDDGRVVVSDQLASSNPRVWAAGDVTGHPEFVYVAAHHGAMVVDNAFTGAARSVDYAHLPRVTFTSPAVGVVGMTEEQVLAAGISCDCRVLPLKYVPRALVNRDTRGFVKIVADRDSGRILGITAVAHDAGELAAAGVWILDAGMTVDRLAHSWAPYLTMAEGLKIAAQSFTTDISKLSCCAS
- a CDS encoding MerR family DNA-binding protein encodes the protein MRIGELAAATAMTTKALRFYEAQGLLMTADRTTSGYRDYTPDVVGRVLFIRRGQAAGLTLAQIRQILDIRDRGNAPCGHVRELLDARLVDLERQINQLAELRTAITQLRDQAEAIEPETCSAGQICRYL
- a CDS encoding cation diffusion facilitator family transporter, producing MDLVSDHGHSHGPSISAGGLHRKKLLIVLGITATVLVAELVGSAVNGSLALLADAGHMFTDVAGILLAVLAVTFASRPATPHRTFGYYRLEILAAVVNAVLLFGVAVFILIEAWQRWRNPPEVEGGLMLAFATIGLVANIIGLLVLRAGARESLNVKGAYLEVLGDLLGSVAVIVAAGIIALTGWLRADVIASVAVALMILPRTWTLLREAVDVLLEATPRNVDIVAVRQHNLNTPGVVDAHDLHAWTLTSGLPVMSVHVVVTDDALADGGGARVLDHLMDCLADHFDVEHCTFQLEPPSHAAHEFSTHD